The sequence GTCATCCGGGTCGGTGGCGCCGCCCGGAAAGGCGGGCTGCCCGGCGTGGTTGCGCATGGTCGCGGCCCGCTGCAGGATCAGCAGGTCGGGGCCGCCCGGGGTGTCCGCGGCCGGCGGGCTCTCGCCGAGCAGCACCAGGACCGCGCTGGAGCGCCCGGGGCCGCCGGCGGGCCGGCGCAGCGAGGTGAAGTCTTCGGTACGACAGGTGGACACCCGGGCCAGAAGTGGCTCGAACCAGGCTGGGAGGTCGTCCGGCCGGTCCAGCAGCACGCCCTGACTCATAGGGCGACCTCGATGCCGGTGTGTTCGCGCAGCTGCCGGCTCAGTTCGGCGGCGTCCATCGGGTACCGGTGGACATACCTCTTCCCGTCCGCGCCGATGAAGATGGTGCTGGGCAGGGTGACCGTGCCGACCCCGTCGGCCAGCCGGTGTTCCGGGTCGAACAGGTTGGGCATGGTGATGCCGTGGTCGGCTGCGAACGAGGCGGCCGCCCCGCGGGTGTCCCCGCTGTCCACTCCGAGCACGGTCAGCCGGCCGGCGGTGCGGTCGGCGAGCCGCTGCATGACCGGAAGCTCGGTGCGGCACGGGCCGCAGTACGACGCCCAGATGTTGATCACCGCGGGTCCGCGCAGGTCGGCCAGCCGGACCCGGCCGCCGCCGGTGAAGCAGGCGAGCGAGACGTCGGGCAGATCGGCGCCGCCGCCGGAGAGCGCCGGGCAGGCCGCGAACGGCGAGGGGTCCG is a genomic window of Actinoplanes teichomyceticus ATCC 31121 containing:
- a CDS encoding TlpA family protein disulfide reductase, coding for MRLRHTAPVVAALLLIAGCTGGTATESPADPADPSPFAACPALSGGGADLPDVSLACFTGGGRVRLADLRGPAVINIWASYCGPCRTELPVMQRLADRTAGRLTVLGVDSGDTRGAAASFAADHGITMPNLFDPEHRLADGVGTVTLPSTIFIGADGKRYVHRYPMDAAELSRQLREHTGIEVAL